A region of the Pseudarthrobacter phenanthrenivorans Sphe3 genome:
GGGCGAAATATCCGAGGGCATGTACACGGGCCGGCTGGTGGGAGACATCCTGCATGGCTCCGCCAAGGCTGTAGCTGTCCAGGGCATCGCGGACGCTGAGGACCTGGACCTTAGGCGCTGCTGGGCCTACAGCGACTCCTACAATGACATTCCGCTGCTGTCCCTGGTGGGACACCCGGTGGCCATCAACCCTGATGCCCGCCTGCGCCGGCACGCCCGGGACCGCAACTGGCCTGTCTACGACTTCCGTGCCGGACGCCGGGCAGCCACCTTCGGACTCAAGGCGGCCACGGCCGGCGGTGCCGTTTACGGGCTGTGGAAGGGCTTCGCCCGCATCCGCGGCCCCCGCATCTAGGTAGCGCCAAGTGTCGTTCTGGGCGCCCAAAACGACACTTGGCGCTACCTAGTTGGGTGGGGGGACACAGAAATGCCCGCCACCTCGGAAGGCGGCGGGCATTTCCACGCTGTTGGAAGTATCTCTACTTCTTGTTGCGGCGCTGGTGACGGGTCTTGCGAAGCAGCTTGCGGTGCTTCTTCTTGGCCATACGCTTGCGACGCTTCTTAATAACTGAACCCACGAAAGTTCCTTACCAAACTAGATGCAGTACCTGTCTGATGGAAATTGTTCGTGGACAGAGCTACGAACTGAACAACTGACAGATTCTTACAATGACGTAAAACGTTCTTTAACAGGGTACCGCTTCCCGGAGGCGGCTCAGGACAGCCTGGTCAGGCGGTCTCTGTGTGGCCGTCCACAACAGCACCCTTAAGGTACTGTTCCACGGCCTTTTCCGGAACCCGGTAGGAGCGCCCGAACCGCACCGCCGGCATCTCGCCGGAGTGGACCAGCCGGTACACGGTCATCTTGGAGACGCGCATGACCTGGGCTACTTCAGCCACGGTCAGGAACTTCGCGTTGGAGAAGTTCTGTTCTGCCGACATTTCCCTATATTCCTTTGCTGACGGATGGACAACAGTGACCCCAGGTACGTGCCAATGCGGTGTTCCGATGCTGAGCCATCCACCAACCACCTATCTAGATACTCTAGATGTTCCTGTGGCAGAAGTGAAAGTAGTAGGGTCCCCCTAATTGGCTCCCCTATTTCCCGGCCCGACGCTTGCGCGCCGACGCCGCCAGCTGGCCCAGGACCGAGGCGGAAACATCCCAGTCCATGCAGGCGTCCGTGACGCTCTGGCCGTACACCAGCTCCGACCGGCCGGCTGCGTGCAAGGCAACGTCGAGGTTCTGGGCGCCGCCCACCAGGAAGCTTTCCAGCATGACCCCCGCAATGGCCTGCGCGGAGGCGCCCCCGTCCTCGAGCTGGGCACCGATTTCCAGCGCAACCTCCGCCTGGCGGTGGTGGCTCTTGCCGCTGTTGGCGTGGCTGGCGTCCACGATCAGGCGCGGGTTCAAGTGTTTGCCGGCCAGCTTTGCGGAGGCAGCCTCGACGTCGGCGCTTGAGTAGTTGGGCCCCTTGCGTCCGCCGCGGAGGATCACGTGGGTGTCGGGGTTTCCGGCGGTGGCCACCAGCGCGGCCCTGCCGTCGCCATCGATGCCAAGGAAGGCCTGGGCCGCCCCCGCCGCACCGCAGGCGTCGATGGCCACCTGGAGGTCGCCGTCGGTGCCGTTCTTGAAGCCGATGGGCATGGACAGTCCGGAGGCGAGCTGCCGGTGGATCTGGCTCTCGGTGGTGCGGGCCCCGATGGCTCCCCACGAGATCAGGTCGGCCATGTACTGCGGGCTGATGGGCTCCAGGAACTCCGTGGCGGTGGGCAGTCCCAGCGCGGTGACCTGCTGCAGGAAGTGGCGGGCGGTACGCAGTCCGGTCACCATGTCGTGGCTGCCGTCCAGCCGCGGATCGTTGATCAGGCCCTTCCAGCCCACGGTTGTGCGGGGCTTTTCGAAGTACGTCCGCATGACGATCAGGAGGTCTTCCCTGTGCTTTTCGGCCTGGCTGACCAGCCGCCGGGCGTATTCCAGCCCCGCCTTGGGGTCGTGAATGGAACACGGGCCCACAATCACCAGCAACCGGTCGTCAACGCCGTCCATGATGGCGCGGACTTCGTCGCGGCCGCGTTCGACGACGCCCGCCAACCGGGCGTCCAGCGGCAGTTGGGCGATGAGTTCCTGGGGCGTGGGCAGCGCAGTGAATTCGCTGACCCGCAGGTTCGACGTCGGTTGCGCGGCCTGGGTGCCGGCGGCGTTGCTTGCTGTGACGTGTGCTGCTGTTGCTGTGCTCATGTTCGGGTCCTGTTCCAGATGGGAAGCGGGCCCGGATCAGAACCCGCCGGAGAAACGGCGAAGGGCAGAGAATAATCTCTGCCCTGTTGGCTCTGAAGGAAAGTTGGATGCGTGTCAGTTAGACGCGGGCCCCTCCAGAGCCAACGAAAAATACGCATACCAACGGTTTGTCATGCCATGAACCATAGCGCCGGGCAGCTGCCCACGCAAAACTGTTACGTGGCATCACGCGACAGGGTGGCCACCAGTTCGGCATGCTTCTGGTCCGTCAGCCGGTACCAGTGCATAATCCCCACCGAGGCCAGCACCAGGGCACCGGGCAGCAAGCCGGCCGCGGCGCGGATGGCCAGGGTGGCTTGACCGGACTGCTCCTGCAGCCCGGAAGCGTAGCCACCCCAGGCCAGCGAGAAAGCGACCAGGCCGGCGCCGAATCCCATGCCCAGCTTCCGGGTGGCGGCCAACAGCGCGTAGTTGATTCCCTGCACCCGGACCCCCGTTTTCCACTCGCCGTATTCAACAGTGTCGGCGATCAGGGCCCAGGTCACGATGCTGGCCGACGCCGAGGCAAGGAGCCCCAGGATGAGGCCGGCCACACCAACCAGCGGTGCACCCGTCGGAGCCAGGAAGACCAGCACGCCGCCCAGGACCCCCAGGCTGGCCCCGCCGCTGTAGACAGCACGTTTACCCCAGCGCGCCACCGGACGGGGAATAAGGACGGCCAACGCGAGGGTGATAACCACCTGCGCGGCCGCCATGACCGGAAACAGGTCCACCCTGCCCAGCACATCGCGGAGGTAGTAGAACTGGGCTGCTCCAGTGGCGGACGTGCCGGTGACAAACAGGATTGAACTCACGCAGAGGACCACCAGCGGCGAGTTGGCTTTCAGCGCCGCCATGCTCTGGCCCATGGTGATCCTGGGGACTCTGCCGGGAACCTGCTCAACACAGACAGCGCCCGTGAAGGCATAGAGGGCGGAACCCACAACCGCGAACGCAACAGTCAGCCAGGTGAAAATCTGCTGCATGTCCTGCCCTGCACCCAGCAGCGGGGCTATGAAGAAGCCAAGCGTTGCACCCAC
Encoded here:
- a CDS encoding 30S ribosomal protein bS22 translates to MGSVIKKRRKRMAKKKHRKLLRKTRHQRRNKK
- a CDS encoding helix-turn-helix domain-containing protein — its product is MSAEQNFSNAKFLTVAEVAQVMRVSKMTVYRLVHSGEMPAVRFGRSYRVPEKAVEQYLKGAVVDGHTETA
- a CDS encoding 3-deoxy-7-phosphoheptulonate synthase, translated to MSTATAAHVTASNAAGTQAAQPTSNLRVSEFTALPTPQELIAQLPLDARLAGVVERGRDEVRAIMDGVDDRLLVIVGPCSIHDPKAGLEYARRLVSQAEKHREDLLIVMRTYFEKPRTTVGWKGLINDPRLDGSHDMVTGLRTARHFLQQVTALGLPTATEFLEPISPQYMADLISWGAIGARTTESQIHRQLASGLSMPIGFKNGTDGDLQVAIDACGAAGAAQAFLGIDGDGRAALVATAGNPDTHVILRGGRKGPNYSSADVEAASAKLAGKHLNPRLIVDASHANSGKSHHRQAEVALEIGAQLEDGGASAQAIAGVMLESFLVGGAQNLDVALHAAGRSELVYGQSVTDACMDWDVSASVLGQLAASARKRRAGK
- a CDS encoding glycoside-pentoside-hexuronide (GPH):cation symporter, coding for MKRLSRLSVFGYGAGDAANSMIISTGNMFLLVYYTDVAGIGAAAAGTLLLLLRVFNAFTDIAAGRIVDRVHSRRWGKFRPFLMFGFVPMLLSVAVFHVPDVEPSLKLLYAYCTYGLVCVAYSMVNVPYGCLVGAMTRDARDRARLGGARTIGGLSVGATLGFFIAPLLGAGQDMQQIFTWLTVAFAVVGSALYAFTGAVCVEQVPGRVPRITMGQSMAALKANSPLVVLCVSSILFVTGTSATGAAQFYYLRDVLGRVDLFPVMAAAQVVITLALAVLIPRPVARWGKRAVYSGGASLGVLGGVLVFLAPTGAPLVGVAGLILGLLASASASIVTWALIADTVEYGEWKTGVRVQGINYALLAATRKLGMGFGAGLVAFSLAWGGYASGLQEQSGQATLAIRAAAGLLPGALVLASVGIMHWYRLTDQKHAELVATLSRDAT